The following coding sequences lie in one Lolium perenne isolate Kyuss_39 chromosome 2, Kyuss_2.0, whole genome shotgun sequence genomic window:
- the LOC127336525 gene encoding FCS-Like Zinc finger 2 — MAASVACAFFFDAEPVGEPGRHALDACALCAKPLARDRDVFMYRGDTPFCSEDCRHEQMRLDDVRDRRAARRLQRYSSGTSESRRGQREVRKVSMSMAS; from the coding sequence ATGGCGGCGTCCGTGGCCTGCGCCTTCTTCTTCGACGCCGAGCCGGTCGGCGAGCCGGGCCGGCACGCCCTGGACGCGTGCGCGCTCTGCGCCAAGCCGCTCGCGCGCGACAGGGACGTCTTCATGTACAGAGGGGACACCCCCTTCTGCAGCGAGGACTGCCGCCACGAGCAGATGCGCCTCGACGACGTCCGCGACAGGCGCGCAGCCCGGAGGCTGCAGCGGTACTCATCTGGAACATCGGAGTCCCGTCGAGGGCAGCGAGAGGTCAGGAAGGTGTCGATGTCGATGGCGAGCTAG